Genomic DNA from Deltaproteobacteria bacterium:
CCTGCATTTAAGGGTGCTCATGGGGAGATCCCTGTCCCGGCGCAAGGGCTCCACAAGGGCCGGGATGAGGGATGGGTGAAAGAGGGGTTGATCTCCCTGGATGTTGACGATGATATCGTCGTCCGCTGTCCCCAAAATTTCCGCAGCCTCGGCAATGCGATCCGTTCCGGAGGGGTGGCCTTTCCCGGTCAAAATGGCTCGGCCGCCGAAACCCTGGACACAACGAATGATACGCTCGTCATCCGTCGCAATGGAAATTTCATTCACTTCCCCGCATGCAAGGGCCCGCTGATACACGTGCTGGATCATGGGCAGTCCCTGTATGAGGGCCAGGGGTTTTCCAGGAAAACGGGTGGACCCGTACCTTGCAGGAATCAATACTATTGTTTTCATGGGTCGTTTGGGGGCCTGAAATGCCTCAGGGCTCCATGTAAGTGGCACAGGCTGTTTCCGATTCCCACGCCGAGACCCAGGAGACCCTGACTTGATCATTGTTGAGTTTTCGGGACAGAGCTTCAAAAATGAAGCGGGCGATGTTTTCCGAGGAGGGATTTACGGTCTGAAAGGCCTCCAGTTCATTCAGGAATTCGTGGTCCAGGCCATCGAGCACTTCATCGGTGGCTTTTTTGATCTCCCTGAAATCCAGGAGGAGTCCGTTCTCGGCCAGTTGGTGTCCCGATACGGCTACTTCAACCTTCCAATTATGACCGTGCAACTTTTCGCACTTTCCGGCGAATTCCCTGAGTTGGTGGGCCGCCGCGAAATGGGTGACGATCTTCAATTCGTACACCGGGGGTCCTCCTCTTCCCCTCCGGACTCCCCGGACGGATCGGCCGAATAAGGTTTCCCGCACTCCGTGCACCTTCCATCAACTATAATCCCCGTGCAGGTGCCGTCGGGACACAGGACCCTGTTTTCTATATCAAAGGGGTCCGACTGCTCCGCCGGGTGGTCGTCCGTCTCCACGAACTTGGCACCGCAAAACATGCAAAACCGGCCGACTAAGGGAACGGACCGACCGCACTCCCGGCAAATCTTTCCTGATATTTCTTCTTGGCAATGGGGGCAATGCATTGGCTTTAGCTCTTTTTTGAGGTCTGAACCTGAAAAGGAGTAATCTGCTGCTTAACCTTGGCACTTTTACATTTTGGACACCTGAATTTGGTCTTTTCATATTCGGAGACAGTCATGGTCATTGAAAACTTCTTGTTGCATTTTTCACATTTGAAATCATAGGTAGGCATGGCAAGTCTCCTTTCAAGAAATAAAATTTCTTGTCGACCAAATCATATTGATTTTCACACCTTTGTCAATACCTATGGAAAGATCGGCCGCCTGCAGTCAGACTCCATACGGCGTCCGGTGAGCAATCCCTTGAATTACATGGACCCGAAAAGAGAGACCGGAGAAAAAATTTTGCTTGACAAATGGGCCTGGTTACCATAAAAGCAGACATGTAATAAGTCTGACATAAGGTGGAGGATTATCCCATGGGCATTGTGACGACTTACCAGCGGGCATTCAACGGAAAACGACTGGATCCTTACCCCGTGGAGATCCTGAAAAGGGTGGATCGACCGACTACGATCGTCAGGGAGGACCAGGTACAGAGGGTGGACGAGCGGGAGAGCGGATTTAACAGGGCATTGAGGGGGGATTTCGGCCCCCAACTTTCAAAGGAGCGGCATCGCTTCGTATCCAAACATCCCCTTTCCGCCTCTCTCGTGAACATGCAGTTCGTTTTGAGCGAAATCGTGGACGGGATGGTCGCGGCCCAAAAAGCGCCTCTACCGGAAGATCCAAAAATCATGGCCCGGCATATAAAGGAAACGGCCTATTTTTTAAGGGCGGATCTCGTCGGGATCTGTGAATTGCCTCCCTATGCCGTATACAGCCATAGCATGCAGACCGGTGAACCTGTGGAACTCAATCACAAGTATGCCATCGCAATCGTGGTCGACCAGGATTGGAAAACGGCCCGGGCGACCGTGGGGAATGACTGGATCAGTAATTCCATGAGCTTCCTGGCCTATTCCACCTCAGGGTTCATCGCCTGTATTCTTGCAGATTATATAAGAAGACTGGGGTACCCTGCCAGGGCCCATCATGCCCGGAACTACCAAGTGGTCGTTCCTCCTATCCTGTTGATGGCTGGGCTCGGTGAGGTTTGCAGGATCGGCGACATCGTTTTGAATCCATTCCTCGGTCCCAGGTTCAAGGCCTCCGTGGTGACCACAGACCTCCCCCTTGCCGTAGACAAACCGATCGATTTCGGGCTCCAGGATTTCTGTTCCAAGTGCGGAAAGTGTGCCCGTTATTGTCCTTCGGGGGCCATCAGCTTCGGGGACAAGGTCATGTACAACGGATACGAGAAATGGCCCAACGACGTCGAAAAATGCACCCGGCAACGGGTGGGAAACAAGACAGGGTCCGGGTGCGGGGTCTGCGTCGCCGTCTGTCCCTGGAACAAACCCTATACTCCCTTTCACCGCTTCGTGCAGTGGAGCATGAGAAATATTCCCTGGACCCGCCGGTTCGCTGTGTGGGGTGACGATCTTTTGGGGTATGGCAAACCGAAAAAGGAGTACAAGTGGTGGTTGGATTTGGAAGAGGTGGACGGCGTTTTGAGGGTTCCTGAGAAGGCCGGATACCGAGGAGATCATAAGCCCCCGAAATAGTCCCGGTTGACAAGATCCACCTGGACGGGTAAGGGTAAAAGAGGGTGTTTTTCAATGATTCCATGGGCTTTGAAATCGCTTCAAGGGAAATATGTCTACCATGACGGAAACGATGTTTAGACCTCTAAAGAAAAGGCGTTATTCTGACCAAATCGCCGAGATGATCCAGGAAAGGATCTTCAACCAGCACCTGAAAATCGGAACCAATCTTCCCTCTGAACAAGAGTTGGCACAGGAATTCCAGGTAAGCCGGTCTGTAGTCAGAGAGGCCTTGCGTATCCTGGAGATATCGGGTTTGGTCAAGATAAAAAAGGGCCCCGCGGGGGGCATTTTCGTCTCCAACGGTTACCGCCGTCCCATCAGGAAGTCCCTCAAGTACATGGTCGCTTCAGGAGAGGTGACCATTGAACACCTCTTCGACGTCCGCTTGCTGATCGAACCCCATGTCGCCGGAGAGGCGGCCCTTCATGCCAGCCGGGAGGACCTGGAAAAACTGGAGGCCCTGTTTAAGGAGTGTGAAGCCCACCAGAATGATCCGGTCCTGTTAAAAAAGAACAACCTCAATTTTCATTTGCTCCTGGCAGGGGCATCGGGAAATCCGCTGTTTTCCATTCTCCTTGAGGCCGTATTCGAACTTCTCATCGAGAGCACCCTGGATTTCTTTGATCTTGCCCTTGAGAGGCATTTTTACCGGGTCCATCAGAAGATATTCGAGGTCATTTCCAGGAAGGAGCCGGAGGAGGCTGCAAGGCTCATAAAGGAGGATATCCTGGATGTAATGGAAAAGATCAGGTCCCATAAGAAAGGCGTTGAGGAGTAAAGGATATTGGGGCCAGGTGGACACAATTTTTTGTCGCATGCCCGCAGATTTTTGTCATGTTGACAATTTTTTGTGATACAACCTGAGCGTTTGAAAAGGTTGAACTCCCGTTTTTCCGAGAACTTGCAGGGGGCGGTGGGATTGGCATGCATCATGAATTAATTAAAAGTTTAAACTGAATTATCAAGCTCCTTGGGGAAAAGGGCCATTTATGGATGGGCACGAAATTAAGGATTTTTCCCATGGAGCAAACCTCCATTGAAAGGAAACCCTGCAAAACCACCAAGATAGTCCTGGTGACAAGAACCATTTGAGACCTTTGCAAACCGCCTGACGTTGTTCAACTTTCCGCCTTCGCCACGGCTATGGCGGACAAGTTGTGTCAGGCTCAAACCGGAGAGCTGCTCGAAGGGTGAAGCCCTGAGGTCGCGTGCAAAGAAATTTCAATCCTCGAAATACTTAATTTATTCCAGTGGTGGAAATTCTTATCTTCATCTGACTTTGAACAGAATTGAAGGTTTTTCAAAGGTCTCCATTTATGAGTGTGCTGGCATATCCACTGTCCAAGAATTCCAAATCGAGATAAAGAACAAGGCCACAAACCGTAAGCGACTGATTTCCCGAGTCCGAGTGTTGTAAAGTCCAAGCCCTCGGTGTGCCTAAACAAAGGGGAATCGGGGGAGTAT
This window encodes:
- a CDS encoding reductive dehalogenase; amino-acid sequence: MGIVTTYQRAFNGKRLDPYPVEILKRVDRPTTIVREDQVQRVDERESGFNRALRGDFGPQLSKERHRFVSKHPLSASLVNMQFVLSEIVDGMVAAQKAPLPEDPKIMARHIKETAYFLRADLVGICELPPYAVYSHSMQTGEPVELNHKYAIAIVVDQDWKTARATVGNDWISNSMSFLAYSTSGFIACILADYIRRLGYPARAHHARNYQVVVPPILLMAGLGEVCRIGDIVLNPFLGPRFKASVVTTDLPLAVDKPIDFGLQDFCSKCGKCARYCPSGAISFGDKVMYNGYEKWPNDVEKCTRQRVGNKTGSGCGVCVAVCPWNKPYTPFHRFVQWSMRNIPWTRRFAVWGDDLLGYGKPKKEYKWWLDLEEVDGVLRVPEKAGYRGDHKPPK
- a CDS encoding zinc ribbon domain-containing protein; protein product: MPTYDFKCEKCNKKFSMTMTVSEYEKTKFRCPKCKSAKVKQQITPFQVQTSKKS
- the queD gene encoding 6-carboxytetrahydropterin synthase QueD, with amino-acid sequence MYELKIVTHFAAAHQLREFAGKCEKLHGHNWKVEVAVSGHQLAENGLLLDFREIKKATDEVLDGLDHEFLNELEAFQTVNPSSENIARFIFEALSRKLNNDQVRVSWVSAWESETACATYMEP
- the kdsB gene encoding 3-deoxy-manno-octulosonate cytidylyltransferase, with product MKTIVLIPARYGSTRFPGKPLALIQGLPMIQHVYQRALACGEVNEISIATDDERIIRCVQGFGGRAILTGKGHPSGTDRIAEAAEILGTADDDIIVNIQGDQPLFHPSLIPALVEPLRRDRDLPMSTLKCRIEDPEELSNPNHVKVVTDSKGHALYFSRSPIPFFRDDTSHWEHYKHIGIYAYRMSFLRTFTRLPVGRLESAEKLEQLRALEYGYRIKVVETAHDSIEVDTPADIGKVEKLMSHSDS
- a CDS encoding FadR family transcriptional regulator, coding for MTETMFRPLKKRRYSDQIAEMIQERIFNQHLKIGTNLPSEQELAQEFQVSRSVVREALRILEISGLVKIKKGPAGGIFVSNGYRRPIRKSLKYMVASGEVTIEHLFDVRLLIEPHVAGEAALHASREDLEKLEALFKECEAHQNDPVLLKKNNLNFHLLLAGASGNPLFSILLEAVFELLIESTLDFFDLALERHFYRVHQKIFEVISRKEPEEAARLIKEDILDVMEKIRSHKKGVEE